From Podospora bellae-mahoneyi strain CBS 112042 chromosome 3, whole genome shotgun sequence, the proteins below share one genomic window:
- a CDS encoding hypothetical protein (BUSCO:EOG09265RGI; EggNog:ENOG503P6Z3; COG:S): MDIPRPTSALHPGSPPELTPTEQEVLEEYERLADNMKKLASLLDTLASNPTVEILDGLRELERKTSLVFTLLKASVYSIVLQQEMGWGGEGDQQQQQQQQQQQEGDHYEDDDDE; the protein is encoded by the exons ATGGACATCCCCCGCCCCACCTCCGCCCTCCACCCCGGCTCCCCCCCAGAACTCACCCCAACAGAGCAAGAAGTCCTCGAGGAATATGAGCGGTTGGCAGATAACATGAAAAAG ctcgcctccctcctcgacaccCTAGCCTCCAACCCCACAGTCGAAATCCTTGACGGCCTCCGCGAGCTCGAGCGCAAGACCTCGTTGGTGTTCACCCTCCTAAAAGCAAGTGTCTACAGCATTGTTCTGCAGCAGGAGATGGGCTggggcggtgagggtgatcagcaacaacaacaacaacaacaacaacaacaggagGGGGATCACtatgaagatgatgatgatgagtga